A window of Xenopus laevis strain J_2021 chromosome 1L, Xenopus_laevis_v10.1, whole genome shotgun sequence genomic DNA:
atagcaggtatagtagggagagatggtgtctatagtaacagtggataatagtctctgggaagggagtgtgactgtgggatagcaggtatagtagggagagatggtgcctatagtaacagtggataatagtctctgggaagggagtgtgactgtgggatagcaggtatagtagggagagatggtgtctatagtaacagtggataatagtctctgggaagggagtgtgactgtgggatagcaggtatagtagggagagatggtgcctatagtaacagtggataatagtctctgggaagggagtgtaactgtgggatagcaggtatagtagggagagatggtgtctatagtaacagcggataatagtctctgggaagggagtgtgactgtgggatagcaggtatagtagggagagatggtgcctatagtaacagtggataatagtctctgggaagggagtgtgactgtgggatagcaggtatagtagggagagatggtgtctatagtaacagcggataatagtctctgggaagggagtgtgactgtgggatagcaggtatagtagggagagatggtgtctatagtaacagtggataatagtctctgggaagggagtgtaactgtgggatagcaggtatagtagggagagatggtgcctatagtaacagtggataatagtctctgggaagggagtgtaactgtgggatagcaggtatagtagggagagatggtgtctatagtaacagcggataatagtctctgggaagggagtgtgactgtgggatagcaggtatagtagggagagatggtgcctatagtaacagtggataatagtctctgggaagggagtgtaactgtgggatagcaggtatagtagggagagatggtgtctatagtaacagcggataatagtctctgggaagggagtgtgactgtgggatagcaggtatagtagggagagatggtgcctatagtaacagtggataatagtctctgggaagggagtgtgactgtgggatagcaggtatagtagggagagatggtgtctatagtaacagtggataatagtctctgggaagggagtgtgactgtgggatagcaggtatagtagggagagatggtgcctatagtaacagtggataatagtctctgggaagggagtgtgactgtgggatagtagggagaaatgAAGCCTATAAGGATTATAAAAGTTGCTTGTTATCTACAAATATACAATAGATAAACCAGTTATATGTCAGTGAAAGATTTTGTTGCAGAATTTATCTCTGATTTATGTACATGCAGAAGACACAAGACACTGGATCTGGAATTGTATCTCTATTTTCCATATAATTGAGAATAGCTGCTGATAACAAACAACAATAATCAGGCGCAGAACACTCAGTGGCCCCATATAATTAATTTCTATGTTATGTTAATACTCTCCAGctgtaaataacaaaataataaataacactgTAGGTTGTGTCGCACTTATGGCTGATTGATGCTGAGAGTCCAAAATGCTGTAAATGGGACCTTTGGGTGATTCCGTTACGAGGCAAGAAACTGATGAAAGAATTGTTTTTCTCAAGTGATTAAAGGGGAAACTCATTGATATCAATATTCCCCCAAACGGTAGAGGATTCAGTTTCTCTCTTTTAGTTTTTGAGATATAAATGCTTTATCAATGTGTGCCTTTCCAACCTAACTTgtgttttcctgctgcaaacaactcagccATGCTGTCTGTCAGCACATTACAAATAGGTGACTAGTGCTGTGGGTTGGTTACATCTGGAAAGGTTAGGTTGAGGAACACACAGAcataactaaatatataaataaccgTAGGAAAGAGCCATTTACTATGAGCAGGCAAAGTGCAAAGATCTGCACACGGcagcatgtttgtttgttttacaacACAATGCTGTATTTATCCCAAAATTCCAGGGTATTGAAAGGTTGTTCACTCATGGAGGGGTACAGGGTTCCCTTGCGTCACAGCTTTGAGCGCTGCTCTTTGGGCTCCTATTAAATATTAAAGTGACATTTTTATGGCATCAATACAGGGGCAAATTTCCACCTGTTgttgcctccaaagatgccccagaacTCATTTAATGACACTCAAAATGGTCTAGCTATCGTTGGGCTATATACAActtatgtatttactgtataaactcTATATTGCAACCTGAAATAAGGGCTACTACATACAAGCTGTACTCGTTTCATTCACTGAAGGGAGCCACTCTCTCCCTAATTCCCCCAAGTTCACTGCTGTCGCCCCCCAGGAAATCATTCCCCCAAGTGCACTGCTGCCGTCCCCCTAGAATTAATTCCCCCAAGTTCACTATGCCGTCCCCCTAGAATTAATTCCTCCAAGTTTACTGCTGCCGTCCCCCTAGAATTAATTCCTCCAAGTTCACTACTGCCGTCCCCCTAGAATTAATTCCCCCAAGTTCACTACTGCCGTCCCCCTAGAATTAATTCCCACAAGTTCACTACTGCCGTCCCCCTAGAATTAATTCCTCCAAGTTTACTACTACCGTCCCCCTAGAATTAATTCCCCCAAGTTCACTGCTGCCGTCCCCCTAGAATTAATTCCTCCAAGTTCACTGCTTCTTCCCCCCTAGAATTAATTCCCCCAAGTTCACTGCTGCCGTCCCCCTAGAATTAATTCCTCCAAGTTCACTGCTTCTTCCCCCCCTAGAATTAATTCCTCCAAGTTCACTGCTGCCGTCCCCCTAGAATTAATTCCCCCAAGTTCACTGCTGCCGTCCCCCTAGAATTAATTCCTCCAAGTTCACTGCTTCTTCCCCCCCTAGAATTAATTCCTCCAAGTTCACTGCTGCCGTCCCCCTAGAATTAATTCCCCCAAGTTCACTGCTGCCGTCCCCCTAGAATTAATTCCTCCAAGTTCACTGCTTCTTCCCCCCTAGAATTAATTCCTCCAAGTTCACTGCTGCCGTCCCCCTAGAATTAATTCCCCAAAGTGCACTGCTGCCCTCCCCCCCCAGGTATCTCTGAGCCAAGAGGGAAAGGGTGCCTGGCCGGGTTTCACTAGCTGCTCACACTGcatatgtacagtacatggcCGTGTATGTGATAGACTGTAGCAGCGAGTGCTGTGTATACGGAGAGCCACTACAAGGGCTTTACACATGTCCTGCCGATGGCCACAAGGTTACGGTCCAGCCGGTTCCATTGATGCCATCTCCATTGCTGCTCCTGGCGTTCACATGAACTCACTGAAAGTCTCTTGGTTCCCTTTCTCCATCTCCTCCACTTTGGTCTCTTCTTCCTCCGGCTGATGGTGAAGCCCAACAAGAAGCTTGTACAGAAAGGCACCGGTCAGGCCACCAACACATGGAGCCACGATGGGGACCCAGCTCCAGTAATGTCCGGCTCTGCAAATAGGAAATCACATCAATGTGGTGCACGTGAACTGCTTCatgtaatgatattttagtagccATTAAGGTTTAAAGACTTGGTGCAGTGTCTGTCAGCAGGCATTTGGGAGAAGGACCTAGTTAGTTCAAACCTCACTCCACCATCTGCATGACCATCCCATGATCCAACTGATCACTGCAGACTCAAGAATTTATCTGCCAATAAACCTTCTTGGTATGTGAATGGGGAATCGACAGTTAGAGGAACCGCAGCATTCTTCACTCCTGCCCCATCCACTCACTTGGTCTATTGGCCTGTACAAATGGGTCAGCACTGTTACTGAGAACCTTAAGTTAGTGTCCCAAATCATTCATTATTCAGCAGGTACTTCCACGTGCCGCTTGGTTCTGTACAAGACATAACTCCCCTGCAGTGTTACTACTATTCACTGTATGGTTCTTTACTCTGTCATGACTTTTTTGGTTCTATACAAGACATTAATACCACGTGCCGCTTGGTTCTGTACAAGACATAACTCCCCTGCAGTGTTACTACTATTCACTGTATGGTTCTTTACTCTGTCATGACTTTTTTGGTTCTATACAAGACATTACTACCACGTGCTGCTTGGTTCTATACAAGACATTACTCCCATGGGCCGTTTGGGTTCTATACAAGCCATTACTCCCATGTGCTTTTGGGTTCTATACAAGATATTACTCCTATGGGCCATTTGGGTTTTATATAAGACTTTACTCCCATGTGCTTTTGGGTTCTATTCAAGACATTACTCCCATGGGCCGTCTGGGTTCTATACAAGCCATTACTCCCATGTGCTTTTGGGTTCTATTCAAGACATTGCTCCCATGGGCTTTTGGGTTCTATACAAGACATTACTCCTATGGGCCGTTTGGGTTCTATACAAGACATTACTCCCATGGGCCGTTTTGGTTCTATACAAGACAGTACTCCTATGGGCCGTCTGGGTTCTATACAAGACATTACTCCCATAGGCTTTTGGGTTCTATACAAGACATTACTCCTATGGGCCGTTTGGGTTATATACAAGATATTACTCCTATGGGCCATTTGGGTTCTATACAAGACATTACTCCCATGGGCTTTTGGGTTCTATACAAGACATTACTCCCATGGACCGTTTGGGTTCTATACAAGATATTACTCCCATGGGCCATTTGGGTTCTATACAAGACATTACTCATATGGGCTGTTTAGGTTCTATACAAGACATTACCCCCATGGGCCATTTGGGTTCTATACAAGACATAACTCCCATGGGCTTTTGGGTTCTATACAAGACATAACTCCCATGGGCTTTTGGGTTCTATACAAGACATTACTCCCATGGGCCATTTGTGTTCTATACAAGACATTACTCCCATGGGGTTTTGAGTTCTATACAAGACATTACTCCCATAGGCTTTTGAGTTCTATAGAAGACATTACTCCTGTGGCCCGTTTGAGTTCTGTACAAGACATTACTCCCATGGGCTTTTGTGTTCTATacacagtgctacacaatatgttggcgctatataaatacatgttaataaaaattataatattcaAGACATTACTCCCATGGGCCGTTTGGGTTCTATGCAAGACATTACTCCAATGTGCTTTTAGATTCTATACAAGACAAATACTATAGCTGCAATTACAGCAGGTAAGTCttatatgtataaaaaacagtTATTATCACAGTCTTTTCTCAGCAATATTTAGTCTTGATAAGCTCCTGATAAAACCAGTTTTACCTTGGTGTTAGTCTATCATTGCTTCAAGCATACAGTAGCTGCCATAGAAATACCTGGTAGTTATTCAGTTACAGTAGTAGCTTAGTTGCTGGTTTTCTTACAGTTCACCCTCAATGGGAAGGTGACGCCAAGCTGGCTCAACGGTGGCTCCTACACGTTTCACATCAAGATCTCATTATCTTCTAACATAAAGAATCAACTACTCGCCAGTCATAAAGTAAATCTTACtcaaagcctttttttttcagcagaggGGCTAAAAAAATATCGTCATTTTTGGCAAAGCACAACTGCCTCTAATCTCATATTTGCAATAATAAAGGAGTGGCCAAGGTTCCATATCATGTAAATGGAACACGCAGCAGCCATGGGTACCTGGTTATCACCGGCGTGCGGTATCTGCGGTGGAGCGTAATCAGATCTAACGTATGATATCCGTGTTATGCTACGTCATATTCCAGATTACTTTCTGGGAAGGTCAGACTTTTTGTGATAATTATCCCTAAATTTAGTGGTGGCCAAGCCATGTCACTTCTCTGGTTGCTAGGAGACATCTGTACATTATTTTCTATGcagattataaatataaataaatttaccGGAATACTTCTATTCCCCATCCAGCAATAGCAGTAAAGACCCGGGGTCCAAGATCCCTTGCTGGGTTGATGGCGTATCCAGAATTCATTCCCATGGACATCCCAATGACAGTGACCAACAGTCCTACTATAAGAGCTTCAGTCCCCCTAAGGGCCGGGCTATTCTTAATGTCACCAATTGCAAGGAGGCAAAGTAACAAGGCTGCTGTGCCAATGACCTGTAGAAACATAGGATACATGTTAGTGTAAATGccattacacagttacacagacCTATGACAAATGGTGATATAATCTTCTTATTTTGGACAATGGGAGCACATTGGATTTATATATAAGCAGCTTTTTTGGATGTTTGATTAGGTTGGTCTGTTAAGCTCATGTTAGGCTCATGTTGGACTCAACTGTTGGGTGGACGCCATTTTGCTGAGGTCATTTGTAGATTCATGCCTTTGTTGTCTTGATGGATATTCTTAGCTTTTATCCCTATGTTTGCAGTATTAGCCATTGTCTGATACACATTAAAGGTTCTACGGAATACAACTATATTCCTTGGTCTGTTGTATGCAGTAACACATCATCCACTCACCTGGTCCAAGAACCCTCCTCCAATGGACAAGTAGGGCTGCGGGTATGTGGCAAATATACTGGCTGTCTCATTTGGACCTGTCACTGTGAAGTTTCCACCGCAGTAGTTGTACATTGCCTCTGTTGCACAGAAAGAAGTTGTGTTTAATGAAATCTGATGTTGGATATATGGGAATAGTAGAAGCAGCTGGAAATGTAAGAAGGAGAAATGAAACAGAAAAGATCTGTAGGAGTGAGAGAGAGGAAAGGAGATGGTTAAATGGGTTCAGGAAGTagaggaaaacagagaagagaaAGCTACGAAAGTAAAGGGACAAGGGAAAATAAAGGCATAGAACAGAGAAAAGGAGAATATAGAAGTGAGAAtgagaagagaaaagagaaagaggagaataaagaagtAGAGAAGGGGGAAGAAGAATTGAGAAGCAAAGAAGAATAGAGAAGAGGATAATGAGAATATAGACATGGAGAAAGAATAGAGTAGAGGAACATAGAGAAGAGGAGAAGGAAATACAGAAGGGAAAAGTAAAATAGAGAAGAGgataaagagaaaagagaaggtCTAATGAGAATAAAGAAAAGATAAGcagaacagagaaaaagagaagagagaaTAGAAAAGTGGAAgaagagagataaatagagaagAAGAGAATGAGAATAGAAAAGTGGAAAATGAGACTAAAGAAGGgaagaaagacataagaagaatATGGAAAGGGAAAAGGAGAATGTGGAAAGGGGAAATATTGAAGAGGAGAAGCAAATTagaaaagagggggaaaaaaagaatagaTAATAAGGAGAATAGAGAAAGTAGAATAGAGAAGGCGGAAGGAGAACAAAAAAGGGGGAAGAAGAATAGGGAATGGAGAAGACAAATTGAGAAGCGAAGAAGAAGCATAAAGAAGGAAGAAGGCGAAATAGAGGAGAACAACAACACAAAGAGAACAGTAAAGTGAGAAAAACACCATTGATTGAGAGATAATAAACAGAATAGAGGCAGTACAATTACAGAATAGAGGCAGTACAATTACAGAATAGAGGCAATACAGTACCAGAATAGAGACAATACACCACTACAGCTGCCAGGAAGGATCCGAGCATTTGGGCCAGTACATAAACTGGCAGTTTTTTCCAAGGCAGATTTCCCAGAACGGCGTTTGTTAGTGACACGGCAGAGTTCATATGAGCACCTAAAACAAGCAGAAAAGGTGACTACCATCGCTTTCagaacttaaagggcaagtcaacccaaaatcagtttttgcctaatgaaaacaTTTCTAATCTATGTAAACTTTCAAAATacgttgtttttattttatttaaagccaTTAAacatctgtccctttctgttcttgaGTTCTAGCTGAAGCTCTGCTAATCATCCAGATTCCGCTACATTGTTTTAGAAACCGCCTTCAATCACAATTACATTCACTAAAAATgctgtaataaatgtattctggAAAAgtgcctttttcttttattatgcatatTTTGGGTGTAGTTCCCCTTTCAGTAGACCAGTTTTCCCTACAGTATTCTGTTTTCATCCACAAACACCCCATGTATAGACATataaatgtttatgtttatgGCCAGTTTATCTCTTTCATTTGACAACAACATTCCTTAGCCAATAAGAATGGTTCTACTGATAAAGGGCTCGTTCTATTGATGTGCTAAGGAAtggaagtatatatatacagtatatacagtatatctattgtAGGAGGAAACTGTAGCATCTATATTCAGTTTATTACCCTAATTAAAGAGTATAGCTTTCTGTGTGCAAAGAGTATTGTGTCTATATAGgcttgcatttaaaggggtagaGTAGTCAAATTATACCAACAAATAATGACCCAACATGTTCCATATCCGCAGGTGGGCCACCATACACGTACCATTAATTGTACCAAAAACATAATTTCTTGTGATTATTTCGTACATTATGGTCAACCCTAGGCTACTCACCAGAAACTCCTCCGGCCACATGGATTCCCATGGTGACTCCAAGCCCAAACGAGAGATTAATGCTGAGATATTGGCCAAACTGATGTCTTCCTAACACCACCTGAGCAACAGATCCCAGTCCGAAGAGCTAGAACCACAGAGGGGATTGTGCTTTAGTTACCAACCCAATGACAATGAAAATGACATGAGGAGCTTGTAGAGTTTGGAATCTACTACAAGGAGTAAAGTGCCATGGGGCTTTGCCATGATTTCACAGCATCAGTGGGCAACTTGTGATATTTCCTGCAGTATAGTTGCACTTTAATTAAAGGCACATAATTCACACTTatcacttccatatagttgcatcCGGCACCAGTCAGTCCTTCCTGCTTTCCATGTTGAATCTACTGTGCCTAATGATGCAGGGAAGCTAGCACCCCCTCTAGACCAGGGTGCACCCGTCACTCATACTTGAACACCAGAAATGACCGCAGCCAGACATTGAAAATGCAACTTTGTCTGATTTGTGACAAAGCGACAGCGTACATGCAATTGTGTTGATTTTGGCAAATCTGGCGCAGTGCAATTGCCCCTTTGCACCCGCAATGAcagtggaattctgggggaaacgCTGCATTGTGGAACGAAAACATGTATTTTGCACTCAATATTTCATTTTGATGACTGTACTTGTGGACGTAAATACGTAAAATCCCTTTTGCCTTTGTAAATATGGTTTTAAATGCTCATATGGACAATACTACCTGAACCTTGAAGCCATATTCTCTGgctggctacaggttggtctaggcAGGGTCAGAACTACTGTAGGCAGGTGCTTAGGGTGTAACATTAGGAGGTGCAATTCTGGGGGCTGGAAGCGAGACAGGAGAGTTGCAGAAAGTGCGGTAGGAGTGGTCTCCTAGGTGGAGCTTGACTTGGGTGGCCTTGGTCTCCCTTATCTCTTGGTTTGGCTCTGTGTCTAGGCATTTGTAACTTCTCAATCTCTACAGGTTGCTTTATTCCTGTGTTTAGCCCAAAAAACAATGTTGGACTGTGTTCACGGTCCCACCAGATAACCTTTAATTACAATCTGTCTCGAGAAAATATTATTTCTCCTCTTTTTCACtcacctttattctcctagttttttttttcattagatcCTGTCATCCATTTCTGCCCTTTGTTCTTATACAGAATGGGGACAGACCAAGGTAGAAAACCCCATGAAGTAGAGTTACACAGATTAGCCTTTGTTTTAGTATATGATAGTTTTAGTGGTAGTTCGGGCTCAActgtgggcccgaaacatgtagtgtggatGCACAATTAAAGCTTAATTGCAGTTATC
This region includes:
- the aqp7.L gene encoding aquaporin-7; amino-acid sequence: MKTYGKIFSKICRAISIRNRWAREALAELISTFIMMLFGLGSVAQVVLGRHQFGQYLSINLSFGLGVTMGIHVAGGVSGAHMNSAVSLTNAVLGNLPWKKLPVYVLAQMLGSFLAAVVVYCLYSEAMYNYCGGNFTVTGPNETASIFATYPQPYLSIGGGFLDQVIGTAALLLCLLAIGDIKNSPALRGTEALIVGLLVTVIGMSMGMNSGYAINPARDLGPRVFTAIAGWGIEVFRAGHYWSWVPIVAPCVGGLTGAFLYKLLVGLHHQPEEEETKVEEMEKGNQETFSEFM